A genome region from Nocardioides cynanchi includes the following:
- the moaC gene encoding cyclic pyranopterin monophosphate synthase MoaC produces MVDVSGKERTVREAVAAGRVLVSADVVALLRGAGVPKGDTLAVARLAGIMGAKQTPSLIPLCHPLALSSVTVDLQVTDDSVDVVATVRTTDRTGVEMEALTAVAVAGLTVIDMVKAVDKRASITDVRVLSKTGGKSGDFTR; encoded by the coding sequence ATGGTCGACGTCTCGGGCAAGGAGCGCACCGTCCGTGAAGCGGTCGCGGCCGGGCGGGTGCTGGTCTCGGCCGACGTGGTCGCGCTGCTGCGGGGGGCCGGCGTACCCAAGGGCGACACCCTGGCCGTGGCCCGGCTCGCCGGGATCATGGGTGCCAAGCAGACGCCGTCGTTGATCCCCCTGTGCCACCCCCTCGCGCTGTCCAGCGTGACCGTCGACCTCCAGGTCACCGACGACTCCGTCGACGTGGTCGCGACCGTCCGCACCACCGACCGCACCGGCGTCGAGATGGAGGCGCTCACCGCCGTCGCCGTGGCCGGGCTGACCGTGATCGACATGGTCAAGGCGGTGGACAAGCGAGCCTCGATCACCGACGTCCGGGTGCTCTCCAAGACCGGCGGGAAGTCCGGGGACTTCACCCGATGA
- a CDS encoding MogA/MoaB family molybdenum cofactor biosynthesis protein, producing the protein MTRSTGLTAAVVVASNRAAAGVYDDATGPLLVDFLTTLGFSCDAPAVVPDGDPVGAAVAAAADGGARVVLTTGGTGLTPTDLTPEVTRPLLDREIPGIAEAIRGYGVSQGVPTASLSRGLAGVRGSCLVVNLPGSRGGVKDAMAVLEPLLVHAVEQIVGSDH; encoded by the coding sequence ATGACTCGCTCGACGGGCCTGACCGCCGCCGTCGTCGTGGCGTCCAACCGGGCGGCTGCAGGGGTCTACGACGACGCCACCGGCCCCCTGCTGGTCGACTTCCTGACCACGCTCGGCTTCTCCTGCGACGCGCCGGCCGTGGTGCCCGACGGCGACCCTGTGGGGGCCGCCGTGGCGGCGGCTGCCGACGGTGGCGCGCGGGTCGTGCTGACCACCGGCGGCACCGGTCTGACCCCGACCGACCTGACGCCCGAGGTCACCCGACCGCTGCTGGACCGTGAGATCCCCGGCATCGCCGAGGCGATCCGGGGGTACGGCGTGAGCCAGGGCGTGCCGACCGCGTCCCTGTCGCGCGGCCTGGCCGGGGTCCGCGGTTCGTGCCTGGTGGTCAACCTGCCGGGCTCCCGGGGCGGGGTGAAGGACGCGATGGCAGTGCTGGAACCGCTCCTCGTCCACGCTGTCGAGCAGATCGTGGGGAGCGACCATTGA
- a CDS encoding GNAT family N-acetyltransferase, whose amino-acid sequence MTSGWPATLQYGSVALRPLAYRDARAWRAVRRRNAAWLMPWDATVPPGGNERPATFRTLVSRLNRHARQGHGMPFAIDVDGQFAGQVTVNNIQRGSAQFASIGYWLDRDVAGRGVMPTAVALVIDHCFRSAGLHRIEVCIRPENSNSLRVMEKLGIREIGYAPKFLHIDGAWRDHRIFAITVEECPEGMLARLSLPSHE is encoded by the coding sequence GTGACCAGCGGCTGGCCGGCGACGCTGCAGTACGGCTCGGTCGCGCTGCGGCCGCTGGCCTACCGCGACGCCCGCGCCTGGCGCGCCGTACGCCGTCGCAACGCGGCGTGGCTGATGCCCTGGGACGCCACCGTCCCACCGGGGGGCAACGAACGGCCCGCCACCTTCCGGACCCTCGTCTCGCGGCTCAACCGCCATGCCCGTCAAGGCCACGGCATGCCCTTCGCGATCGACGTGGACGGGCAGTTCGCCGGGCAGGTGACGGTCAATAACATCCAGCGCGGCTCCGCCCAGTTCGCCTCGATCGGCTACTGGCTGGACCGCGACGTGGCTGGTCGTGGCGTGATGCCGACCGCGGTCGCCCTGGTGATCGACCACTGCTTCCGGTCCGCCGGCCTGCACCGGATCGAGGTCTGCATCCGGCCGGAGAACTCCAACTCCCTGCGGGTCATGGAGAAGCTCGGGATCCGGGAGATCGGCTACGCCCCGAAGTTCCTGCACATCGACGGCGCCTGGCGCGACCACAGGATCTTCGCGATCACCGTGGAGGAGTGCCCCGAGGGGATGTTGGCTCGACTTTCCCTTCCGTCCCACGAGTGA
- a CDS encoding SRPBCC family protein, translating into MTGYRVSASRTVPVEVERAFDVVLTEPLPRLFSRRYGPIAPIREVRDQTGDVWGTVGQSRRIVLTDGGAMTERLTVVDRPSSFGYVISELKGPFKALISSLDGAWTFEPAGTGTRITWSWTLRPASSTASYALPVFARLWRGYARQALEEVEKVLV; encoded by the coding sequence ATGACCGGCTATCGCGTCTCGGCCTCCCGCACCGTCCCTGTCGAGGTCGAGCGCGCCTTCGACGTCGTCCTCACCGAGCCGCTGCCGCGGCTCTTCTCGCGGAGGTACGGCCCGATCGCACCGATCCGCGAGGTCCGGGACCAGACCGGTGACGTGTGGGGAACCGTCGGGCAGTCCCGCCGGATCGTGCTCACCGACGGCGGGGCGATGACCGAGCGGTTGACCGTCGTCGACCGGCCGTCGTCGTTCGGCTACGTGATCTCGGAGCTGAAGGGCCCGTTCAAGGCGCTGATCTCGTCGCTGGACGGAGCCTGGACCTTCGAGCCCGCCGGCACCGGCACCCGGATCACCTGGTCGTGGACCCTCCGACCCGCTTCGTCGACGGCGAGCTACGCCCTCCCGGTCTTCGCGAGGCTGTGGCGCGGTTATGCCCGTCAGGCGCTCGAAGAGGTCGAGAAGGTCCTGGTCTGA